In a genomic window of Cytobacillus sp. FSL H8-0458:
- a CDS encoding class D sortase — MKRKLTLKGVIGLAFILGGVWLAASNLMPYLNDQKTSAHIAPPSSNVKTEVKAAQKTETHNLYNVRPKMGEEMGVLSIPKISADLPIFHGTDEDELEKGVGHYAGSVLPGEEDNSVLSGHRDTVFRKLGEVKTGDLLVVRTSAGEFTYKVRKIRIVDADDRTVIVPKPRATLTVTTCYPFNFIGDAPQRYILIGDLVRK, encoded by the coding sequence GTGAAAAGAAAACTCACGTTAAAAGGAGTTATTGGTCTGGCTTTTATTTTGGGTGGGGTTTGGCTTGCCGCTTCAAATCTTATGCCATATTTGAATGATCAAAAGACTTCAGCCCATATAGCTCCCCCGAGCAGCAATGTAAAAACAGAAGTGAAGGCCGCACAAAAAACGGAGACTCATAACCTTTACAATGTCCGTCCTAAAATGGGCGAAGAAATGGGCGTCCTGTCAATACCGAAGATATCAGCGGATTTGCCAATCTTTCATGGCACAGATGAAGATGAACTGGAAAAAGGCGTTGGCCATTATGCAGGCAGCGTCCTTCCTGGAGAAGAAGACAATTCTGTCCTGTCCGGCCACCGGGATACCGTCTTTCGTAAACTTGGCGAAGTGAAGACAGGCGACCTGCTTGTCGTAAGGACTTCTGCCGGGGAATTTACCTATAAGGTGCGTAAAATCAGGATTGTCGATGCAGACGACAGAACAGTTATTGTACCTAAACCTAGAGCAACTCTGACTGTAACCACCTGTTACCCATTTAATTTTATTGGAGATGCACCACAGAGATATATTCTGATTGGAGATCTCGTAAGAAAGTAA
- a CDS encoding processed acidic surface protein, with translation MKRLIIVIASLLMLNLFPAVSLAAPSDDEVNEFLKETNWSEIELNDHLEYFWDMNIEDFETIEEMIEYLGEPITEENLQQLLADYGFENEEELTALLVENGEMEPTDDVRDVFRYFDALDSTVSFLTYTGTEINDETLQQLLNDYGLTKEELLSLLEENDDSLENYDYIEDLDIMVSIYLGGDELPGEDEMTQILGDIDLTDEELEALFGHFMTLDFENPELLDKMMNLESRLMAFGEFDSADDLTETEIAELISIMQEMMNLFQLDAEFYLVKNGDKIHLTTAEMVALEDTNGYDLLIELYNTQGQFLADMIITSDMFSSELIEDTVTDLNQAETVIKKQDPDKVKQVSKHVKTVKGGKLPNTAGNYFEGVLAGIGLLLIGIAILLRRKVKEA, from the coding sequence TTGAAAAGACTAATTATTGTTATTGCATCGCTCCTTATGTTGAACCTGTTTCCGGCTGTCAGCCTGGCAGCTCCAAGCGATGATGAAGTGAATGAATTCCTGAAGGAAACAAATTGGTCTGAAATAGAATTAAACGACCATCTGGAATATTTTTGGGATATGAATATCGAAGATTTCGAGACCATCGAAGAAATGATTGAATATCTTGGTGAGCCTATTACTGAAGAAAACCTTCAGCAGCTGCTGGCTGACTATGGTTTTGAAAATGAGGAAGAATTAACGGCACTGCTGGTGGAGAATGGAGAAATGGAACCGACTGATGATGTTCGGGATGTTTTTAGATATTTTGATGCATTGGATTCAACTGTTTCATTTTTAACCTATACAGGCACTGAAATTAACGACGAAACCCTTCAGCAGCTATTAAATGATTACGGACTGACAAAAGAGGAGCTCCTTTCTCTGCTTGAGGAGAACGATGATTCACTTGAAAACTACGATTACATTGAAGATCTTGATATTATGGTTTCCATTTATTTGGGCGGAGATGAATTGCCCGGTGAAGACGAAATGACTCAAATACTTGGAGATATAGATCTTACGGATGAAGAACTCGAAGCATTATTTGGACATTTTATGACCTTGGATTTCGAGAATCCGGAATTGCTCGATAAAATGATGAACCTTGAAAGCCGGTTAATGGCATTTGGCGAATTTGACAGTGCCGACGACTTAACAGAAACAGAAATTGCTGAACTTATCAGCATTATGCAGGAAATGATGAATCTGTTCCAGCTTGATGCCGAGTTTTACCTTGTCAAAAATGGTGATAAAATCCATTTAACAACAGCTGAAATGGTTGCTTTAGAAGATACAAATGGCTATGACCTGCTTATAGAGCTTTATAATACACAAGGCCAGTTCCTGGCAGACATGATTATTACATCTGACATGTTCAGTTCGGAGCTAATAGAGGACACAGTGACCGATTTGAATCAGGCCGAAACGGTAATTAAAAAACAAGATCCTGATAAAGTGAAACAGGTTTCAAAGCATGTAAAAACTGTGAAAGGCGGAAAACTGCCAAACACAGCAGGAAACTATTTTGAAGGAGTATTAGCAGGCATTGGACTTCTCCTAATTGGGATTGCCATTTTACTCAGACGGAAAGTGAAAGAGGCGTGA